CACCCGCATAGGCATAAAGGGGTGCGCCATGCCTCCTTGCCCAGTGTACTGCAGCACTCCCTACCATTATTCTTGaccctcccttccttcctccccCGATATACCAACAGAGAACGCCCATGGTGCCTTTGAGAGGCCAAAGCAAAGGAATTGCCTGGTCATCAGCTTCacacacataaccaaaacacacacacactgagacCCCCGTCATAAAAGGCCGAAGACTCACCGCTCTGGCATCGAGTCGTTAGCCGGCGTACTCCCAAAACGGTCTTTCTGCTACTCTTTGGGAGACAACGTCGAAGATACAGAACTTCGTGAGGGATGTGCGCCTCAAGGTGGATCAAAGTCACTTTGCTGCTTCACCTGTTTTGCTCAGGTAAGTCATCATAACATACTAAAACTAAAAGTAGTCACATAAACAACTGGAGGcatgaaataaatcaacaagACTGTAAATAAAGAACTGACATGGTTGTAAAGTAACTGGAAATATCATTTCAGGATCTTTGTTTcaatttaataagaaaaaaagtactttgtACAGAAGTCATTtctccatttaaaaatatattgcatTTTAAATACCAAATTGAGTGAtgagtaaataaattaaattagaatTTAGTACATTATAACATAGCACACTTACTCTGTGTTATATTGCATATTGATTTTATCTCATCAGTTTTCTTTACTGATTTgagtaaataataaattaaattagaatTTAGTACACTATAACATAGCAGATTTACTGTGTGTTATATTGTATATTGATTTTATCTCATCAGTTTTCTTTACTGATTGGCTAGCGGAAATCACATGGTGATCAGACGATAAGCTTGTGTTTAATTTTTAGAGTTAAAGGGCTTCGATTGTTATTTTTAAGtgcgaaaaaaaaatggaaatgttaaGAAATGTCAAATTTGATGTCCCACAGTCAGTCTTGTGTTTACGGTAATGCACGAGAGAAATtgaattacaaaaacaaaaataaaaagatgttatCAGAGTCGTGTTCCTGTTACTAACGGCTGACAAAAgttattttcttcaaaaatccAAGTCATTCATGACTGAAACAAgtcaagactacaaaaaaaaaagcgaacAACCATCGGAAAAGTCGAGGGGCGCAGATACAAAATCCCTCCCAAGCAGGCGCCGAGGAAGGAGGAGAAGGCGCTCAGCGTCCAGTGGAACAATGGCGCTCGAAAAGAGGAGCCTGTTCTTTGGAGTTGGGCAGGGTGTCCGTCCTTCCTTCCTCAAAGGAACACATTGGGTGGATTCAGGGCGCAATAAAACAATGGTACACAATAGATCATCTCAAAGCAGTCTCATTTCACATGATAGCAACATTTCTATTGACCTTTGTCTGCCGCGTGTAACAATGACTCAGCCAGAAGAGGAAAAATAATCAGACGCAGCATTTGGCCTCCAATGAAAAGTCTGCTTTTCAGCGACCTCGTCTCCGATGATAACGCACGCACCTGCCGTTGCGCTGGCTTCGCCATTTTCAACAATCTCGCCGTCCGAAGACCGGATGAATTCGGTGGAAAGCGCCCGTTGCCCTTTGACCTTGTCGCCCGCCAGCCTGGTGGTCAGGTAAGGCGTAAATCCAAATTGCGGACGACGCACGTGCGGGCGAGCGATGGAAATCGGTTCAAAAGTTGACTCGTTCAGGTTTGGAGATCCGGTCGAGGTCAACTGCTCTGTGCCGATGAAGAGATTTTCTCTGCTGGGATGGATCACATCGGTGAGAGCAAATCAAATTTTGTCCCACTTCAAATAGTTTTACACTCCGCAAAAACAGCATTTCcacctaagcagccaaattcaaagcatcgccaTCATATTCCATAAAGTAGGCTATCCTTTTAAGTCTGAAACAAGAAATTctctctgacctttgacctcatttaaTTCCTCTTTTATTTAATTCACTTTCATTTCATATCACAATATAAACATTTCCAGCAACCTTTTATTCAATCTTACCAAATTATTTTTCGAACCCTTTCAGACATTTGAGTTAACTGAGAAAAACGAGAAACTATTTCTAAAATACCAAATAGTTCAGGAGCAACTCTCCCAATCTCTCAATTTTGTGATTAttgcagacaaacaaaaaacatttcaaacaaactACGACCACCCGTCACACTAAAACAAAACCATACGCACAACCAAAGACTGTGCAAACTTCCAACCTTCAAGCAAAAATATGTCCACCCTTAGCCgagaagaaaaatacaaattcaaattcaagaaTAAATAGTTATGAGCCATTCACAAATATAGCAGCCATTTAATTGCacttaacaaacaaaaaaactacaaagtaaCCAGACTATCTACAAATCATACTAGATCAAGACCATTGATTcataagtattttttaaatgcatatggagcaaaaaaaaacaattaattttgaaaagtaAACATCCTCAAATTCTGCAACGACCCTTAACGGCACGACATACGTGATTAATGTGATCTTCAGCTCTCTCCGGAGCCCACCACGAATAGCTTTCTAGTGTGGAAAGTGGACCACCTGACCGAGTGGAGCATCACCTCCATGTGTTACGCCGTGTCAGACCTGGAAGGACCTTGTCACCGTAATCTCCCCGTCCTGGTCTTCAGTAAGTTTTAGCTCTAAACAAAAGAACTCAGTCCAATTGAGGGCCTTTGAAAGTGTCTTCAACCCTTTGCCTTTGCTCGCCTTTCAATCAGAACCCCCAGACGACGTCTTCCTGACTTTGGCGAACCACACCGGCTCCCTATTGGAGCACCACGAGTTCTCCCTCCGCTGTACCGTCCACAACGTGGCCCCGGCCAGAAACCTGCTAGTGACCTTCTACCGAAACCAAAGCCGATTGGCGCGATTACACTCCAACACGACGGACGACACACCTGTGACCGAAGTCTTCGCTCTGGACATCGTAGCCACGAGGGAAGACGACGGCGCCAACTACTGGTGCGAGGCCGAACTACAATTACAGCCAACGGAAAGCCAGAAACCCATAGCGGTCGCGTCGCAAAAAGTCACAACAACTGTCCTATGTAAGTCAAACGATTAGTTAGATTAGACGACTATTAGCGGCTACTTTTAGCATTTAAAGTCACAACAACTGTCCTGTATGAGTCAAACCATTAGGTAGATTAGACGACTATTAGCGGCTACTTTTAGCATTTAAAGTCACAACAACTGTCCTGTATGAGTCAAACCATTAGGTAGATTAGACGACTATTAGCGGCTACTTTTAGCATTTAAAAGATTACTTTTTCCGCCCCCAGTTGGCCCACAACTGCTTTGCCCCGCAAAGCTTCAGGTAAAGATGGGAGAAAGCCTACGCTGCGACGTCCGAGGAAACCCCGAACCGTCGGTCATTTGGCTGAAAGATGGCCGCAAGGTGATCCCGCCCACCTGCTGCAGCAGAGAACACGCGGGAAAATACACAGTGCTCGCCACGGGACTTTTTAAACAGAATGTGACCGTGGAAGTGGAGGTGGTCAATTGCagaggtagatttttttttttttcactttttgagtCTAAAGTGATCTAAATCTAccacttccctttttttttcaggcacTGCAAGCGCGTGTAAAAGACTCTTCCTGCTGCTTGCACTGATGGTGAACTTACTGtaaagcttaaaaaaacaaaaaataagtcTCACTGCTGTTAATACAAATGTCTGCTGCTGGGAGGAAAATTTGTCAGGGAGTTTTGGATTCACGTTTAGTCTTGTATTAGGATTGTTGTGTAAGGGATGACTGTTATTTTTGTAGATTTGCAATAATTACGGAGTGCAAATTAATGGCCACGTATCAGATCACATGGAGAGGCACTGATGATTTTGGCGGACCTCCCTGGACTGCCaaattgggcaaaaaaaaatccccaaaaaggcTACTTGGTGTCCGTAATTCGAGGAAAATAGAgtgccgtattttctgcactataaaagGTGCATCGGCATATAAGGCGCAGCTTCAATGAATGGCCCATTTTAAGATTTGTACGCAGCAGTAGTGGTGGTTGTGTTCTACATCTTCTAGATGGGGCGgagctaaagggaatttcataccatGATTGACCAATATTGATTATAAGGAGTACTggtggcttttgagaaaatcaAAGTCTTTTACTTGCAGCtaatagtgcggaaaatacggtcatttgtAAACTTTCCATATTGACGGCGCTGGACATTTGCTTCAAATGAACTGGATGTCTTTCTTGGATGTTTGTCATCGTCAATTGCTGCCAAAGAGCTCAACTCAAGAGAGCTGCGGTCTAGGTACTTTCAATCATTTTacacttttccaaaatggcagATTAtcagacatcacatttttttatgattaagGGCAACATAAATGACTACTTTGAAATAACTTCCAAAAAATTGAGAAatcaacatccaatccattttgataatGAGTCGAATACATTAGAATGTTTTATATATgctgtattattttttcaatttcatcttaaaataaataaaaaaaaacattaaggggcttcaatgttttttttttttaagttataccAAAGTTTCAGGCCGAGTTGGAATCCAAGACGATGACTTCGTTGTTCTCCGCCGTAACGTAGGAGGCGCTGGAACCTTCGACCGGCGAATCGGCTTCGTAGGGAAGGTCTTCGTCCAGCGGCAGGGAAATTGTGCTTTGATCGAAAACGGGCGGAAAGACGATTGAAGGCCGCTTCTTCTCTGTTCTGGACCTCCGCCTGGTCACAATTCCAATAAACCTTCATTGATCTGCTTTAAGCACCACCGAAAACCGGCTATACTCACGGAAACATGGGGTGCAGTCCCAATAACTTCCTGCTCTCTTTCAGTAGCACCCTAAAAAAAGGCACGTAAGCACTTGAACGCCACGCGAGATCAACGCAACGGTGCTAGCTCTCACCTGGTCTGCATCCAGCCTTTGGGCCAAAGAGGTTTGAAGTCCTTGACCAACAAGGCCTTGAGGTAGTCATCAAATTGGTGGTTTTCTTTCCTTCTGCCTTGAAAAAGGGACATTTTCTGTCTCAGAACGTGACAGAGCGCCTCTCTAGACGCAGGAGGAGGAAATGAGAATTGTTGCTTGTCCCATTTCAAGATTGTATATTTTACTTGATCACCTGACCCGCTCGTTCCACTTGAACAACTTCCTTGGCCCGCCTCCTTTTCTGGAGCCCTTGTCCTCCCCCAAATCGTACTTGGCGTCACTCCCGTCATCCATCGTCCTGACGAGCAAACGTACATTTTCACTCggcattaaatcatttttttaaatgttagcaATTGTCAAGTTCACACACCAAACCAGTCATACAGTATCATAATCTTCCATTACTAAAAAAGATAACGCATACGGCACGATATTAAAATAACATCTCCCAATCATTTTGGCAATTAAAGATTGTGCGCTtctgaaaaattgcattttacttaAATATCTCCTTTTACATACATAGTTCCTAATGTTGTGTAGACCATTTCCCACAAAATATGCCCAAATTAGCCTAAAAACATAATTCATATATTCATTGTGAATACTTTTTTTGgcaaaaatgtcaacttttgagTTTAAAAGAGTCCAGTCAACTGTTCGTCCCCACTTCTGTTTACATTCGAACAGCCGTTTTGTGGAGAGTGATTATTTCTCCAAATTATCGGCAGctaacagaattttttttatcatttctacAGTTTGTCGGGAGCATGGCGCTAACGTTTTTTTGGAATCCGGTGCATTTTTGCTATTTAGGCCTGTCACGGCACCGTTTAAATTTTCGCAACAATGTGCTTTAGGCAGTCAAAGGATTTGTTTGAACGACCAAACTCACTGGAAGGTTTTGCCTTGCTCATATTCGTAACAACGTTTCTTGAAATGCGCAATCTGTTCCGGCATGGCTCGCTCGATTGCCTCCTTCAGCTTGGACATGGGATCCTCCATATTTGAAAGCTCTTCCTGTGTtgcaagaaggaaaaaaagaacaaaactcAGTGGGTAAAGAATATACTAATGTCCGCTACTAGTGAAGCACTCACCGCCATCTTGAGTCTCTTGACTCGCTTGAGGAGCGTTTCCTTGCTGCAGGGCAAGAAGGAGGACAGGTGCGTGTACACTCGGGAGCGCAAGTTGCCGCCGTGCTCGCGACACTGACACTCGATGCTTATGTGGAAGACAGATGGACAATGAGCAGTAACGTCAATGGAAATTTAAATTACTCGCCATTTTATACCTCAATGAAAACCTTCAAAAATGTACTACAGCCCTATTTTtgattcaacaaaaaaatgtcaatatgatCTAAAATAGAATATTTGCTGCTATTTTACTGTTATAGTtgaataaaattacaaaaaagaaaatatacagctattcaccattttttttttaaatcagttgtCAATCGATATATTAAAGATAGAACGCCCCTCTGAGTCAAATCATAAAGTACAATATAGCccaagccccccaaaaaatgtatactCACTCGAGCAAAAGGGAATTGATTTCCGGGGTGAAAAACTTGAGTTTGGACTCTCCCTCCGCGGTCTTGGCTGCCTgccgaaaaaaaaaattgtgccgCCATCATATACTCTTCCACTGCTATTGACAAAGACAGAAATTCTTCAGCGGGGAATTTAGATGGGTTTGTCGCAAGTAGACTTTAGGGGAATAAAGCTAAAGGCTGACACAATGAAGTTACGAAAGAAGAAGGACGGAACAAAGTATTTATGAGAAGCGGGAATGAGCCAGTATAGTGATGCCTTCAGACACCACATTTTTGTggatatttaaaatgtattcaccccccccaaaaatgaaaaaagtatttttcggaGGCGCGTGATTGACCAATGAACATCtacggcacatgtgtcaaagtgacggcccgccgcatcattttgtgtggcccgggaaagtaaatcatgagtgccaactttctgttttaggatgaaattaaaatgaagagtatagatgtatattcaatttcctgattttcccccttttaaatcaatcattgtctttttttaatctattttttctgtgtttttagttcaaaaatcattttgtaaaatctaaaaatatatattaaaaaaaaagctaaaataaacattgttttagatctataaaaaactgaatattcagggcttttaatccagttcttttaatccatttataaaaaaaatatttaaatattatatctaaaatggtccggcccacatgagatctggtcaccatgaatgtggcccgccaatcaaactgggtttgacacccctgaactaGATTGTGATCAACCAATTGACCAAGATGGACCTTACCATCATCAGAGTCTTGATGCTGTCCTCCAGGTTTGGCGGTAGTCCCTCAGGGAAGGGGACGCACGGGAAACATCCCACGTACGCCGGATGAACTTTTGCCGCTTGGGTGGTGGGAGGAGTCACCAAATCGATTTCCGGCGGCCCATGATAGACCGCCTCCGTAAAAGACAGAGGCGGCGAAGGCACCTCGTCGCCGACGTCCAACAAGCAGTCCAAATCGATGTCGAACTCAACCGTGCTGGCGGCCTGGAGAAGCGCCTGGTCGTCGGCGGCGCCGATCAAGCTGAGCAGAGGGTCGGCCAGTCCCGAGCCGCCTCCGGCGTCCGCCGCCATCTCCGTTTTCTGCCGTTCCAGCTCCTTCTCCAGGCGGAACTTCTTCAGCATGCGAGTGACGCTCAGAGGGCccgacctttttttccccttttttgtcaGATCGTCATCGGCGCTGAAGGAGAACGGTGGTATTTATCAAAACACGTGCCACAAACACACGTACGTATTCTTACCAAGCTCACCTTGACTTTGCATCGACGTCATCCTTATCCTGTTGAACCTTTCTACATCTCTTCTTCTGCCTCTTTTGTTCTTCTTGGACTTTCTGGAcggtcacaatttttttttttttttaccccttttccGCTCAACTCGGAAAGTTGTCAAAAACAACCGAGATTTTTCCACCTACCTGGGAAGGCTCGGGCGCGGAGTCGTCCCTACTGGTTTCGGAAGCCTGTCGGAACTGCAGCACGCCGGTGTTGATGTAGAAGCCTCCGAATTCGGGAGCGATGGAAGACGGCACGTATTCATCGTACTGTGGAAacaacatacagtggtacctcgtgatacaacatgttcgtcatacaacatgctcgtgttacgatgAAAATTTCCATCGGATAATTCGCTCGCGGTACAAttaaaaatttcgagatgcgaccaagccaggtggccatgacattagaggctgtttatcattgtagcgtcttttttgccgcatctctttcgtgtacaaCTACTATaactacgaggactgaacgatttattcagacgagtttcgaccgggaaacgcacaacgcgcatgggcgggcaaaaagagggctttctgggtaatgaagtatactcgtaccaatggcaccctttctcagaatgaaacttcattacccacaatcaataagtgggaagctcagctattgcatttcctgttattctttctaaggaaaggagctcccgcgatcgcgCATTTAagcctatttctcgttggcaagtggttgtgcgttatcctattgtgaggacatttgtgtgcatcattttcggaatattttgaaggaaatacaacaacaaacagtgcatcgatagcgaacgtgagggtggaggcgtggcaaaccgctaacccggaaaacgaaggtaacaaaagattaagacaaaactaaaattcagttttgtgtaaagttacattaaacgtatgtttgagtgtctgtatatatttatccaagttaatttaaatttgtttgttcgtttacgagtgccgtggataaagtcgcccccgaacagccccccccccatccgcctccgtgtgtcgttgtctctcccctccgcaaaatgcgtataattttacatctttttacatctattaaacacattttattactattaaaccactcgttatttattactttgtcaatatatggcgaattagaagaaataaaacatttttttccaatccaatatcctgtttttggtgttttttcagagggttggaacaaattaatttgttttcaattcatttcaatgggaaacgttcgctcgagttacgaaaagctcggcatacgatctcagtctcggaatggattacgatcgtatgtcgaggtaccactgtagttctaATTCAAAACACGCAAAAGGATTTTGATCTTTTCTTCCACGCGTTTTGTACTCACGGCTTCCGAGTTGTCAATAAAAGAATCCTCGTCATCGTAGCCGTCACCGATATCGACCAAGTCCTGAAGACGGtcctgctttttctttttggccTGCAAGAAAGATGCCATTTTCTCCCTTGCGCTCCCCAAAATGACTTTTGGAGAGTAAAATGACTGACGTATTTTTCCTCCATCTTCTTCACAAGTTCGGTGATATGCGCCTTCTCCCTTTTTTCTTCAGCTTCAAACTTGAAGCTGGTTTGGACTTCATCTTTCTTGCCCTTGtgggggaaaacaaaaacacttttgtaAGCGGGTCAGATAAcatgaacaaattaattagaatagtcatttcattttaataggTTATCCTTAAAGATGGAGTAATAGAATGTATTGGACaacaaaaagtagaaaaaaataaagaaaaacagtttGATTGTATTAAAATAGTAGGCAGATAATTGTGCATTTTAATCAGTTTTGAAGATAAACGACACAACGCACATAtgaatacatatacacacaattaTATGAAAATGACTGAAGACTAACTACTCTGCAATTACTggtcaaattaaattaaatgagcTTCCAATAATTAATTTCATCATGTCATATAAGCACAACTCAAGCTTTCTGTATAGGCTATCTATATTCATTATTTGCCAATGAAAACTGGGCCGCAGGTTCGACTCCCCTAGCCTACACACTAATGTTGTTGTTCCAAAACAACTCACATACGCCCAATAAAAGCTAAAAtttggtttaaaataaatacataaacacgCCCGAAGTACAACAACAATTTAATTCCAATAGCCAATGAAAACTGGGCCGCAAGTTCGACTCCCGGGCCTAGACCAggtttaaatgtaaacaaaaaaccatcaactaaaaaaataaataaataaacacgccCGAAGTACAACAACAATTTAGTTCCAATATCCTTTTAACCCCGTTTGTCACGTTTACCTTGTCCCCTAGCAGTTGAACGTAACTAAACTCGTTGAAAGTGTTTTGTTCCGGCTCCAACAAGGCCACAACGAGGCGGACCGTAGCC
The Stigmatopora argus isolate UIUO_Sarg chromosome 7, RoL_Sarg_1.0, whole genome shotgun sequence DNA segment above includes these coding regions:
- the ubn1 gene encoding ubinuclein-1 isoform X2, producing MAQARRVRLTELPHDVKSQTVTRTVFEAKASTDSGCVPGPASAPSPGCDSATVRLVVALLEPEQNTFNEFSYVQLLGDKGKKDEVQTSFKFEAEEKREKAHITELVKKMEEKYAKKKKQDRLQDLVDIGDGYDDEDSFIDNSEAYDEYVPSSIAPEFGGFYINTGVLQFRQASETSRDDSAPEPSQKVQEEQKRQKKRCRKVQQDKDDVDAKSSADDDLTKKGKKRSGPLSVTRMLKKFRLEKELERQKTEMAADAGGGSGLADPLLSLIGAADDQALLQAASTVEFDIDLDCLLDVGDEVPSPPLSFTEAVYHGPPEIDLVTPPTTQAAKVHPAYVGCFPCVPFPEGLPPNLEDSIKTLMMAAKTAEGESKLKFFTPEINSLLLDIECQCREHGGNLRSRVYTHLSSFLPCSKETLLKRVKRLKMAEELSNMEDPMSKLKEAIERAMPEQIAHFKKRCYEYEQGKTFQTMDDGSDAKYDLGEDKGSRKGGGPRKLFKWNERVRRKENHQFDDYLKALLVKDFKPLWPKGWMQTRVLLKESRKLLGLHPMFPRRSRTEKKRPSIVFPPVFDQSTISLPLDEDLPYEADSPVEGSSASYVTAENNEVIVLDSNSA
- the ubn1 gene encoding ubinuclein-1 isoform X4, producing the protein MEEKYAKKKKQDRLQDLVDIGDGYDDEDSFIDNSEAYDEYVPSSIAPEFGGFYINTGVLQFRQASETSRDDSAPEPSQKVQEEQKRQKKRCRKVQQDKDDVDAKSSADDDLTKKGKKRSGPLSVTRMLKKFRLEKELERQKTEMAADAGGGSGLADPLLSLIGAADDQALLQAASTVEFDIDLDCLLDVGDEVPSPPLSFTEAVYHGPPEIDLVTPPTTQAAKVHPAYVGCFPCVPFPEGLPPNLEDSIKTLMMAAKTAEGESKLKFFTPEINSLLLDIECQCREHGGNLRSRVYTHLSSFLPCSKETLLKRVKRLKMAEELSNMEDPMSKLKEAIERAMPEQIAHFKKRCYEYEQGKTFQTMDDGSDAKYDLGEDKGSRKGGGPRKLFKWNERVREALCHVLRQKMSLFQGRRKENHQFDDYLKALLVKDFKPLWPKGWMQTRVLLKESRKLLGLHPMFPRRSRTEKKRPSIVFPPVFDQSTISLPLDEDLPYEADSPVEGSSASYVTAENNEVIVLDSNSA
- the ubn1 gene encoding ubinuclein-1 isoform X3, with product MKKSNSKEHLFEGKKDEVQTSFKFEAEEKREKAHITELVKKMEEKYAKKKKQDRLQDLVDIGDGYDDEDSFIDNSEAYDEYVPSSIAPEFGGFYINTGVLQFRQASETSRDDSAPEPSQKVQEEQKRQKKRCRKVQQDKDDVDAKSSADDDLTKKGKKRSGPLSVTRMLKKFRLEKELERQKTEMAADAGGGSGLADPLLSLIGAADDQALLQAASTVEFDIDLDCLLDVGDEVPSPPLSFTEAVYHGPPEIDLVTPPTTQAAKVHPAYVGCFPCVPFPEGLPPNLEDSIKTLMMAAKTAEGESKLKFFTPEINSLLLDIECQCREHGGNLRSRVYTHLSSFLPCSKETLLKRVKRLKMAEELSNMEDPMSKLKEAIERAMPEQIAHFKKRCYEYEQGKTFQTMDDGSDAKYDLGEDKGSRKGGGPRKLFKWNERVREALCHVLRQKMSLFQGRRKENHQFDDYLKALLVKDFKPLWPKGWMQTRVLLKESRKLLGLHPMFPRRSRTEKKRPSIVFPPVFDQSTISLPLDEDLPYEADSPVEGSSASYVTAENNEVIVLDSNSA
- the ubn1 gene encoding ubinuclein-1 isoform X1, which encodes MAQARRVRLTELPHDVKSQTVTRTVFEAKASTDSGCVPGPASAPSPGCDSATVRLVVALLEPEQNTFNEFSYVQLLGDKGKKDEVQTSFKFEAEEKREKAHITELVKKMEEKYAKKKKQDRLQDLVDIGDGYDDEDSFIDNSEAYDEYVPSSIAPEFGGFYINTGVLQFRQASETSRDDSAPEPSQKVQEEQKRQKKRCRKVQQDKDDVDAKSSADDDLTKKGKKRSGPLSVTRMLKKFRLEKELERQKTEMAADAGGGSGLADPLLSLIGAADDQALLQAASTVEFDIDLDCLLDVGDEVPSPPLSFTEAVYHGPPEIDLVTPPTTQAAKVHPAYVGCFPCVPFPEGLPPNLEDSIKTLMMAAKTAEGESKLKFFTPEINSLLLDIECQCREHGGNLRSRVYTHLSSFLPCSKETLLKRVKRLKMAEELSNMEDPMSKLKEAIERAMPEQIAHFKKRCYEYEQGKTFQTMDDGSDAKYDLGEDKGSRKGGGPRKLFKWNERVREALCHVLRQKMSLFQGRRKENHQFDDYLKALLVKDFKPLWPKGWMQTRVLLKESRKLLGLHPMFPRRSRTEKKRPSIVFPPVFDQSTISLPLDEDLPYEADSPVEGSSASYVTAENNEVIVLDSNSA
- the LOC144077736 gene encoding intercellular adhesion molecule 3-like encodes the protein MCASRWIKVTLLLHLFCSATSSPMITHAPAVALASPFSTISPSEDRMNSVESARCPLTLSPASLVVRFGDPVEVNCSVPMKRFSLLGWITSLSPEPTTNSFLVWKVDHLTEWSITSMCYAVSDLEGPCHRNLPVLVFKPPDDVFLTLANHTGSLLEHHEFSLRCTVHNVAPARNLLVTFYRNQSRLARLHSNTTDDTPVTEVFALDIVATREDDGANYWCEAELQLQPTESQKPIAVASQKVTTTVLFGPQLLCPAKLQVKMGESLRCDVRGNPEPSVIWLKDGRKVIPPTCCSREHAGKYTVLATGLFKQNVTVEVEVVNCRGTASACKRLFLLLALMVNLL